In one window of Irregularibacter muris DNA:
- a CDS encoding DMT family transporter, which produces MYKLGGIIIGALIAIMVTFNGVLSQFTNAYLATFIIHLVGLIIISIYLVSTKQLKIKKGSIPLYLFCGGIVGIILVTLNNLCFDTLGVSLTLSIGLLGQSILSTFVDHFGLLGMPIQKFEVKKIPGFALVLAGILTMMFL; this is translated from the coding sequence ATGTATAAATTAGGTGGGATAATCATAGGGGCTTTGATCGCTATTATGGTTACTTTTAATGGAGTTTTAAGTCAATTTACCAATGCCTATTTAGCCACTTTTATCATTCATTTAGTCGGTCTTATCATCATCAGTATTTATCTTGTCAGTACAAAACAGCTTAAAATTAAAAAAGGAAGCATCCCTCTTTATTTGTTTTGTGGAGGAATTGTAGGAATAATTCTTGTAACCTTAAATAACCTCTGTTTTGATACCCTAGGCGTATCTTTAACACTTTCCATTGGTCTTTTAGGGCAATCTATTCTTTCCACTTTCGTTGATCACTTTGGCCTACTTGGTATGCCCATTCAAAAATTTGAAGTGAAAAAGATACCTGGCTTTGCTTTGGTTTTAGCGGGTATTCTCACTATGATGTTTTTATAG
- a CDS encoding polysaccharide deacetylase family protein, translated as MKTFLNYKFIIPIAIIIFILLMIFNPLSLLPGEHTVVIAEEKVQSENLPKQEEKQGMEKNYSKDKADEETSSGTQKDKEGQKSPHETEKNNEDKKSSSETQNDHEAVPPKEVEEQKVAYLTFDDGPSKNVTPYILDILKEYQIKATFFVIGSQAQENPEILKRIEAEGHMVANHTFSHNYKYLYASPKNFLKDLEKNEKLLDELLSNYSKTGIIRFPGGSFGKSKAATRKAVINEGYQYIDWNVVSGDAEGNNIPPAKQLNRLMETLENKKSAVILMHDANTKQTTIDALPRMIEYIQSQDYVFKTMADYEF; from the coding sequence GTGAAAACCTTTTTAAATTACAAGTTTATTATTCCCATAGCAATAATTATATTTATCCTTCTAATGATTTTTAATCCTCTTTCTCTTCTTCCAGGGGAGCATACAGTGGTGATCGCTGAGGAAAAGGTACAGTCTGAAAACCTTCCTAAACAAGAAGAAAAGCAAGGGATGGAAAAAAACTATTCTAAGGATAAAGCTGATGAGGAGACCTCCTCTGGGACACAAAAAGATAAGGAAGGTCAAAAGTCTCCTCATGAAACAGAAAAAAACAATGAAGATAAAAAATCTTCTTCAGAAACACAAAATGATCATGAAGCTGTTCCCCCTAAAGAAGTTGAAGAACAAAAGGTAGCCTATCTTACCTTTGATGATGGACCCTCTAAGAATGTAACTCCATATATTTTAGATATTTTAAAAGAATATCAAATTAAGGCAACCTTCTTTGTCATCGGTAGTCAGGCTCAGGAGAACCCAGAGATTTTAAAACGTATAGAGGCCGAAGGACATATGGTAGCAAATCATACCTTTAGTCATAATTATAAATATCTCTATGCCAGCCCTAAAAACTTCCTAAAGGATCTGGAGAAAAATGAAAAATTATTGGATGAACTATTATCTAATTATTCCAAGACAGGGATTATTCGCTTCCCTGGTGGCTCCTTTGGTAAAAGCAAAGCTGCTACCCGTAAAGCTGTTATAAATGAAGGTTACCAATATATTGATTGGAATGTAGTGAGTGGGGATGCCGAAGGAAATAATATTCCTCCTGCCAAACAATTAAACAGACTTATGGAAACCCTAGAGAATAAAAAGTCTGCTGTGATTTTAATGCATGATGCCAATACCAAGCAGACAACTATAGATGCTCTTCCTAGGATGATTGAATATATTCAATCTCAGGATTATGTTTTTAAAACGATGGCAGATTACGAGTTTTAA
- a CDS encoding response regulator transcription factor, with amino-acid sequence MDTAKPKVLIVEDETSIRKFISINLKRDHFDVLEAGDGESALEVLQQYFPQVVVLDVMLPKMDGFEVCYKIREIMPECIIIMLTAKAEDMDKIMGLELGADDYMVKPFNPLELVARIRANLRKVSNARQKKRKILFFQDLKLDIEEQRFYKHNVEIELTPTEFFIMKILLESPGKVFKREEILKIIWGENYYGDMKTVDVHIRRIREKLEENPSIPQWIETVWGVGYRLKGDKTNE; translated from the coding sequence ATGGATACAGCTAAACCCAAGGTGCTCATTGTGGAAGATGAAACATCCATAAGAAAGTTTATTTCTATTAACCTAAAGAGGGATCATTTTGATGTTTTAGAAGCTGGGGATGGAGAAAGTGCATTAGAGGTGCTGCAACAATATTTTCCCCAGGTCGTTGTTCTAGATGTTATGTTACCTAAGATGGATGGCTTTGAGGTTTGTTATAAAATTAGAGAAATCATGCCGGAATGTATTATCATTATGCTAACGGCCAAAGCTGAAGATATGGATAAAATAATGGGTTTGGAATTGGGGGCGGATGATTATATGGTAAAGCCCTTTAACCCCCTAGAGCTAGTAGCAAGGATTCGGGCCAATTTAAGGAAGGTGTCCAACGCTAGGCAAAAAAAGAGGAAGATCCTCTTTTTTCAGGATTTGAAATTAGATATTGAAGAACAACGTTTTTATAAGCACAATGTTGAAATAGAACTAACGCCTACAGAATTTTTCATCATGAAAATATTATTGGAGAGTCCCGGAAAGGTTTTTAAACGGGAAGAAATTTTAAAAATCATTTGGGGAGAAAATTATTATGGGGATATGAAAACAGTAGATGTGCATATAAGAAGAATACGGGAAAAACTTGAAGAAAACCCTTCCATTCCTCAATGGATTGAAACCGTGTGGGGAGTGGGATATAGATTAAAGGGAGATAAGACCAATGAATAG
- a CDS encoding HAMP domain-containing sensor histidine kinase, producing MNSIKSRMVMNFMSIIIITVAILEIFLISSLKQNYYKNLEDTLFNQLQISSDLYVKYFSDATLDENVLNNVDTFWKQVTAQVEIIDMDGNILMDSMGIMDENVSKIEDVKKALQGQRGKWIGKVPYDTKKVLAISYPLIVEEKPIGILRFIASLGEIDKEIQRIALNFIIFGFLVVLISGLISILVANSITSPLKEVTSVAEEMARGNFKVKSKVKSKDEIEKLSGTLNYMAEEILKKDEIKNDFISSVSHELRTPLTSIKGWAVTLRQGYINQEMLKDGLDIIENESDRLTHMVEELLDFSKFVSGQVSLHYQEVYLPNLLEQIKRQLTPRATREEKYFDITYGDENPTILMDANRLKQVFINLLDNAFKFTEQGGKVLLSSVYENNQYIFIIEDDGCGIAQEEIPKVKEKFYKGKSSKSQNGIGLSLCDEITTMMGGTLEISSKINKGTQVKITLPVEEVVN from the coding sequence ATGAATAGCATAAAAAGTAGAATGGTCATGAACTTTATGTCTATCATCATCATTACGGTGGCTATTTTGGAAATATTTTTAATTAGCAGTTTAAAACAAAACTATTATAAAAATTTGGAAGATACACTGTTTAATCAATTACAAATTTCTTCTGATCTATATGTAAAGTACTTTTCTGATGCCACTTTGGATGAAAATGTATTGAACAATGTAGATACTTTTTGGAAACAGGTAACTGCCCAGGTAGAAATTATAGATATGGATGGAAATATATTGATGGATTCCATGGGAATTATGGATGAAAATGTCTCCAAAATAGAGGATGTGAAAAAGGCTTTACAGGGGCAAAGGGGAAAATGGATTGGGAAGGTGCCTTATGATACAAAAAAGGTATTGGCCATTTCCTATCCCCTAATTGTTGAGGAAAAGCCCATAGGGATTTTAAGGTTTATCGCTTCTCTAGGGGAAATTGATAAGGAAATTCAAAGGATTGCTTTAAATTTTATTATTTTTGGATTTTTGGTGGTTTTGATATCCGGTTTAATAAGTATTTTAGTGGCCAATAGCATTACTAGCCCTCTCAAGGAAGTCACTTCAGTGGCAGAAGAAATGGCCAGAGGAAATTTCAAAGTAAAAAGCAAGGTAAAATCTAAGGATGAGATTGAAAAATTGTCGGGTACTCTTAATTACATGGCAGAGGAAATACTAAAAAAAGATGAAATTAAAAATGATTTTATTTCTTCTGTATCTCATGAACTTCGGACTCCTCTAACATCAATAAAGGGATGGGCAGTGACTTTAAGACAGGGATATATCAATCAAGAAATGCTTAAAGATGGATTAGATATTATTGAAAATGAAAGTGATCGATTGACCCATATGGTAGAAGAGTTGTTGGATTTTTCCAAATTTGTATCGGGACAAGTTTCCTTACATTATCAAGAAGTATATCTGCCCAATCTCCTAGAACAGATAAAAAGGCAATTAACTCCAAGAGCCACAAGGGAAGAAAAATATTTTGATATTACTTATGGAGATGAAAATCCAACCATTCTTATGGATGCCAATAGATTAAAGCAAGTATTTATTAATCTTCTGGACAATGCCTTTAAGTTTACCGAACAGGGAGGAAAGGTATTGCTTTCATCAGTTTATGAAAATAATCAATATATATTTATTATAGAGGACGATGGTTGTGGGATAGCTCAAGAGGAGATTCCAAAGGTAAAGGAGAAATTTTATAAAGGGAAGTCCAGCAAATCTCAAAATGGCATTGGGCTATCCCTATGTGATGAAATCACGACCATGATGGGAGGAACTTTGGAAATAAGCAGCAAGATCAATAAAGGTACCCAAGTTAAAATTACTCTGCCCGTGGAAGAAGTGGTGAATTAG
- a CDS encoding M15 family metallopeptidase has translation MRSKMKITLGVVVLVTIIGVFFPQLIHKDSPIASENINRAQEVFNNNGTSLEEPETVTEKTIIKGIILVNKTYGLPSNYNPGENPEAVEALYKMTKAAQEEIGKTIQSVSGFRSYEYQKNLFNQYAQKDGVEKASTYSARAGHSEHQTGLAFDIGGRNKEHWVKTSFERTEEGKWLKDNAHKYGFILRYPKGKTHITGYTYEPWHFRYVGVEHAEIIYKNDLTLEEYLLEGN, from the coding sequence ATGAGAAGCAAGATGAAAATAACCTTGGGAGTGGTTGTTTTAGTAACAATAATTGGTGTTTTTTTCCCTCAATTAATTCATAAAGACAGTCCTATAGCTTCAGAAAATATAAACAGGGCCCAAGAGGTTTTCAATAACAATGGGACAAGCCTTGAAGAACCAGAAACAGTTACCGAAAAAACAATCATTAAAGGAATTATATTGGTAAATAAAACCTATGGACTTCCCTCAAATTATAATCCTGGAGAAAATCCTGAGGCAGTAGAGGCATTATATAAAATGACAAAGGCGGCTCAGGAGGAAATAGGAAAAACCATTCAATCAGTTTCGGGATTCAGAAGCTATGAGTATCAAAAAAACCTTTTTAACCAATATGCCCAAAAAGACGGTGTAGAAAAAGCCTCTACCTATTCGGCCAGAGCGGGACATTCAGAACATCAAACAGGACTTGCCTTTGATATAGGAGGAAGAAATAAAGAACATTGGGTGAAAACTTCCTTTGAACGTACAGAAGAAGGAAAATGGCTAAAGGACAATGCCCATAAATATGGCTTTATCCTTAGATACCCAAAGGGCAAAACTCACATCACCGGATATACATATGAACCATGGCATTTTAGATATGTGGGAGTAGAACACGCAGAGATTATTTATAAGAATGATCTTACCCTAGAAGAATATTTACTAGAAGGCAATTAG
- a CDS encoding carbonic anhydrase/acetyltransferase, translating to MRITDSATIMGKVCLGVGAYIAQGTVLRSHGDNITMGNHSWALENSVLIGTLENPLKVGSKTIFGHKCIAIGAKIGHLCEIGNGVIFMPGCKIGNMCIFGEGTLIPGGMVIPDESVVVGRPARIIRKLTQEDRDMIKRMRNHDISLPPTTENVFENIPKEGETMGKLYSYKNKFPKISELAYLFDSAEVTGDVTIGKTSIIGAGVKIIGDSHGPVTIGENVEIHENCVLHLLPDNELIIEDNVTIGPGCIIHGSTIGEGTIIEPGSIVCDYSNLGKNTLVKAGSLVKQRSIFKNNSILEGFPAIEIGKLEKSLEKPPWAFQKDRLTK from the coding sequence GTGAGAATAACAGATTCTGCCACTATTATGGGAAAAGTTTGTTTAGGAGTAGGGGCTTACATAGCCCAGGGAACTGTTCTACGCTCCCATGGAGATAATATTACCATGGGAAATCATAGTTGGGCTTTAGAAAACTCTGTACTGATAGGTACCCTAGAAAACCCATTAAAAGTAGGGAGTAAAACCATTTTTGGACATAAATGTATAGCTATTGGAGCAAAAATAGGACATCTATGTGAGATTGGAAATGGAGTTATTTTTATGCCGGGATGCAAAATAGGGAATATGTGTATTTTCGGTGAGGGTACCCTCATTCCTGGGGGAATGGTCATACCTGATGAATCTGTGGTGGTGGGTAGACCAGCAAGAATCATCAGAAAGCTTACCCAAGAGGATAGAGATATGATTAAAAGAATGAGAAATCATGATATTTCCCTACCCCCGACTACTGAAAATGTTTTTGAAAATATTCCAAAGGAAGGTGAAACAATGGGAAAACTATATTCATACAAAAATAAATTCCCAAAGATTAGTGAATTGGCTTATTTGTTTGACTCTGCTGAAGTCACTGGTGATGTAACCATAGGGAAAACTTCTATTATCGGCGCCGGTGTCAAGATCATTGGAGATTCTCATGGTCCAGTAACCATTGGAGAGAATGTAGAAATACATGAAAATTGTGTTTTGCATCTTTTACCAGACAATGAATTAATTATTGAAGACAATGTGACCATAGGGCCAGGCTGCATCATTCACGGATCCACTATAGGAGAAGGAACCATTATTGAACCAGGTTCCATTGTATGTGACTATAGTAATCTAGGAAAAAATACTTTGGTAAAGGCTGGCAGCTTGGTAAAACAGCGAAGTATTTTTAAGAATAACTCCATTCTAGAAGGCTTTCCTGCCATAGAAATAGGTAAGTTGGAGAAATCTTTGGAAAAACCTCCTTGGGCTTTTCAAAAAGATAGATTGACAAAATAA
- a CDS encoding DUF438 domain-containing protein — protein sequence MDNKRIEKLTTVLERLNTEGVTEELRKEALDIVSNIDPIELSIAEQKLIEGGMDPQNLRHLCDVHMEVLKDELESMKTKIEPGHVIDTLIIEHEKIKEFLTELEEINFKIQKMQSKDEDSEIFKKLLEVAEQILDAENHHKREEDVLFPEMEKRNITGPTRIMRMEHDDLRNRKKVLKDAAENVETMDFELFQSTVDETAKYIIFNLRDHIYKENYILYPTAIDAIQEKELWKDMKNRCDQVGYCGFTPNL from the coding sequence ATGGATAATAAAAGAATTGAAAAACTAACTACGGTACTAGAAAGATTGAATACTGAAGGTGTGACTGAAGAGTTAAGGAAGGAAGCCCTGGATATTGTCTCCAATATAGACCCTATAGAATTATCCATAGCAGAGCAAAAGCTCATTGAAGGAGGCATGGATCCACAGAATCTAAGACATCTTTGCGATGTTCATATGGAAGTATTAAAAGATGAGCTAGAAAGTATGAAAACCAAAATAGAACCGGGTCATGTCATAGACACCCTCATTATAGAACATGAAAAGATAAAGGAATTTTTAACAGAATTAGAAGAGATTAATTTTAAAATCCAAAAAATGCAAAGTAAGGATGAAGACTCTGAAATATTTAAAAAATTACTGGAAGTTGCTGAGCAGATTTTGGATGCTGAAAACCATCATAAGAGGGAAGAAGATGTTCTTTTCCCAGAGATGGAGAAGAGAAATATTACAGGTCCTACTAGGATTATGAGAATGGAACATGATGATTTAAGGAACAGAAAGAAAGTTCTAAAGGATGCCGCTGAGAATGTTGAAACAATGGATTTTGAACTCTTTCAATCTACAGTGGATGAAACTGCAAAATATATTATCTTTAACCTAAGAGATCATATTTATAAAGAAAACTATATTCTATACCCAACGGCTATAGATGCGATACAGGAAAAGGAATTATGGAAAGATATGAAAAACCGTTGTGATCAGGTGGGGTATTGTGGCTTTACCCCCAATCTATAA
- a CDS encoding DUF2249 domain-containing protein, whose translation MSQFAAKVDAREYPPKDKHAVIFDTFEGLKKGEKMELTNDHDPKPLYYQMSAEYTDQFEWEYLEEGPEIWRVAIEKKL comes from the coding sequence ATGTCACAATTTGCTGCCAAGGTAGATGCCAGGGAATATCCACCAAAGGATAAGCATGCCGTTATCTTTGATACTTTTGAGGGTTTGAAAAAGGGAGAAAAAATGGAACTCACCAATGATCATGATCCTAAACCCTTATATTATCAAATGTCTGCAGAATATACAGATCAATTTGAATGGGAGTATTTAGAAGAAGGGCCAGAAATATGGCGAGTAGCCATAGAAAAGAAATTATAG
- a CDS encoding TetR/AcrR family transcriptional regulator, with the protein MGNKESQKRISREERRKQILNAAMVVFVEKGYSGSTTAEIAKAANISEVTLFRYFSSKQEIFLEGIKPILLSTLEESIDVSKDLNSREKLEYILYERIHLISKNYKIIKLILMEAPLLSQLGNENFMEEILGMLKRLIDQMGVSKEKEEFILRLLMGSILSFLFMPDRKEESIKNYVEKISTMILNQFNQ; encoded by the coding sequence ATGGGAAATAAAGAAAGTCAAAAAAGAATAAGTAGAGAGGAACGACGAAAACAAATTTTAAATGCTGCCATGGTCGTATTTGTAGAAAAAGGATATAGCGGAAGTACTACAGCAGAGATAGCAAAAGCGGCAAATATTTCAGAAGTAACTTTATTTCGATATTTTTCATCAAAGCAAGAGATTTTTTTAGAGGGAATTAAACCTATATTGCTAAGCACTTTAGAAGAATCCATTGATGTCTCAAAGGACTTGAATTCCAGGGAAAAGTTGGAATATATTCTCTATGAAAGGATTCATTTGATATCTAAAAATTATAAAATAATCAAATTAATTCTCATGGAGGCACCTCTTCTATCCCAGTTGGGAAATGAAAACTTTATGGAAGAGATATTGGGAATGTTAAAAAGATTAATTGATCAAATGGGAGTATCCAAAGAAAAAGAAGAATTTATTTTAAGATTACTGATGGGTTCTATTTTATCCTTTCTTTTTATGCCTGACAGGAAGGAAGAGAGTATAAAAAATTATGTGGAAAAAATATCTACAATGATATTAAATCAGTTTAATCAATAG
- a CDS encoding hydrophobe/amphiphile efflux-3 (HAE3) family transporter, translating to MNRIFHGIGNLIEKHPFKVLLVTLLIFAILIATGVPSMEMATGNETLVKTDNPAFISNKEMEDTFGGDSILVLFTDESGKKVLSLDNLQKMWNIEQKFQYEDNLFSFMSPASIVHQMTEAQSGKIKENALIISDGLDEMGNKLTEIGTELKNKELPDPKAVEEKLDNLMSRMNPESMMKQIGNQQGTEIQSKLLTMADGLGEMGEKLIDIGRELGSKDVPDPKAVEKKLSDFSEMTNVFNKLMGGQDNLGEGAGQLKGNLVNAADGLENISSQLNQMANQMGDNPQMQGQLTIISKKIKESSQGLSTMSEKTGMITEGSQNTSKTLDHMSSQLKQQIDEMKKGLSGGISPEELKTMSGGFVTMGENLTELSKGLSTMSEGNELLPDGFAVLSDLGPQLEKEMAEMKKGLSGGISPEELRNMSDGFVTMGGKLKEIGEGLHTFHDKSGMMVPNFPHNQKELDTILYEEDGVLRSMFSDVVIDDQNSLMVIKLQGNIGDEAKTQLAEDISNALDKEEFENVSYVVSGKPVLDSALKSEMRSNMVKMIGLAVIIMLIVLAIVFKVRWRMLSLLVILISVIATLGLMSILNVPITMVSMAVFPILIGLGIDYSIQFHNRYEEELSVQRTVGQMGTAVAIAVLATVLGFISLYASPVPMIQDFGNMLTIGVIIAFIGSIFILTPILHLRDNMAKSERSAKSGKTQSPYKESMLDRLLQSTTKLVLKLSIPILIAVIGLAALGFVVDGNVGVETDIESFMPQDMAALKDIHQIRDKKGSTDQIAIYMKDDNILAKENLQWMQSKTKDLEEKYKNIVVDAKSIDALVGNLSSEEDLTTEEYMDIIDSLPEQQRGMFISEDGTQSVILLNIEHLAIGDLQDFVTNLKEEVKDAPMEVEVTGKSVLDVEMVKGLTSGRIQMTLIGLGLVFVALLILYRNLFKALIPIFPVVLIVGMSSGIMYLLGIKFTPITSTLGALVLGMGTEMTVMLLERYIEERKTGKDKLESMMVATTMIGKAIVASGLTTVGGFSVLMASEFIILKDFGLMTVINITLALLSTFIVLPPTITLFDGFLFSKKEKREVEGLSH from the coding sequence ATGAATAGAATATTTCATGGGATAGGTAATCTTATTGAAAAACATCCTTTTAAAGTATTATTAGTGACCCTATTAATATTTGCCATCCTAATCGCAACTGGCGTACCTAGTATGGAGATGGCAACTGGGAATGAGACCCTGGTGAAGACGGACAATCCAGCCTTTATATCCAATAAAGAGATGGAAGATACCTTTGGAGGTGACTCTATACTGGTCCTCTTTACAGATGAATCTGGGAAAAAGGTATTATCCTTAGATAACCTGCAAAAGATGTGGAATATAGAGCAGAAATTCCAATACGAGGATAATCTCTTCTCCTTTATGAGCCCTGCAAGTATTGTACATCAAATGACAGAGGCTCAAAGTGGGAAAATAAAAGAAAACGCCCTTATCATAAGTGATGGATTGGATGAAATGGGGAATAAATTAACTGAAATAGGGACGGAACTAAAAAATAAAGAATTGCCAGATCCAAAGGCGGTCGAAGAGAAATTAGATAATTTGATGAGCCGCATGAATCCCGAAAGTATGATGAAGCAAATAGGCAATCAACAAGGCACCGAAATCCAGAGCAAGCTCCTAACCATGGCGGATGGATTAGGTGAAATGGGTGAAAAACTCATAGATATAGGCAGGGAACTGGGCAGCAAAGATGTACCAGATCCAAAAGCTGTAGAAAAAAAATTAAGTGATTTTTCCGAGATGACAAATGTATTTAACAAACTAATGGGTGGACAGGACAATTTAGGGGAAGGCGCAGGGCAATTAAAGGGAAATTTAGTGAATGCCGCCGATGGCCTAGAAAATATTTCTTCCCAATTAAATCAAATGGCAAATCAAATGGGAGATAATCCTCAAATGCAAGGGCAACTCACTATAATTTCTAAAAAGATTAAAGAAAGCTCCCAGGGGCTATCTACTATGTCAGAAAAGACTGGGATGATCACTGAGGGAAGCCAAAATACCTCGAAGACATTAGATCATATGAGCTCCCAATTAAAACAGCAAATTGATGAAATGAAAAAGGGTTTATCCGGTGGTATCTCTCCAGAAGAACTAAAGACGATGTCTGGTGGGTTTGTGACCATGGGAGAAAACTTGACTGAATTAAGCAAGGGATTATCCACCATGTCGGAGGGAAATGAGCTGCTCCCAGATGGATTTGCCGTCCTATCGGATCTAGGTCCTCAGCTGGAAAAAGAAATGGCTGAGATGAAGAAGGGGTTATCTGGAGGGATTTCTCCAGAAGAATTAAGGAATATGTCCGATGGGTTCGTGACCATGGGAGGAAAACTAAAAGAAATAGGTGAAGGTTTGCATACCTTCCATGATAAATCTGGCATGATGGTGCCCAACTTTCCACATAATCAAAAAGAGTTAGATACTATTTTATACGAAGAAGACGGAGTCCTTAGATCTATGTTTTCCGATGTAGTCATAGATGATCAAAACAGCCTAATGGTAATAAAATTGCAAGGAAATATAGGGGATGAAGCAAAGACCCAATTAGCAGAGGATATATCTAATGCCTTGGATAAGGAAGAATTTGAGAATGTCTCCTATGTGGTATCAGGAAAACCTGTATTAGATTCTGCATTAAAATCTGAAATGAGATCCAATATGGTAAAAATGATAGGGCTAGCTGTAATCATTATGCTCATCGTCCTGGCCATAGTTTTTAAAGTAAGATGGAGAATGCTAAGCTTGCTAGTTATTTTAATATCGGTAATTGCAACCTTAGGTTTAATGAGCATTTTAAATGTACCTATTACCATGGTGTCCATGGCAGTATTCCCTATATTAATTGGTTTAGGAATTGATTATTCTATACAATTCCATAACAGATATGAAGAAGAACTATCTGTACAAAGAACAGTAGGGCAGATGGGTACAGCGGTTGCCATAGCGGTGCTGGCCACCGTATTAGGATTTATCTCTCTCTATGCATCCCCTGTTCCAATGATTCAAGATTTTGGTAATATGCTGACCATAGGGGTTATTATAGCTTTTATAGGAAGCATTTTTATCCTTACGCCCATATTGCACCTGAGAGATAATATGGCAAAAAGCGAAAGAAGCGCAAAATCGGGTAAAACCCAGTCACCCTACAAAGAGTCCATGCTGGATAGATTGCTGCAATCCACCACCAAGTTAGTCTTAAAATTGTCTATCCCTATCCTCATTGCCGTGATAGGTCTTGCAGCCCTGGGCTTTGTGGTAGATGGAAATGTAGGAGTAGAAACAGATATTGAAAGCTTTATGCCCCAGGACATGGCAGCACTCAAAGACATCCATCAGATCCGGGATAAAAAGGGTTCTACGGATCAGATTGCCATATATATGAAAGATGATAATATATTAGCTAAGGAAAATCTCCAATGGATGCAAAGCAAGACGAAGGACCTAGAAGAAAAATATAAGAATATTGTCGTGGACGCAAAATCTATAGATGCTTTGGTAGGCAACCTTTCCTCCGAGGAAGATTTAACCACTGAAGAGTATATGGATATAATAGACAGTCTACCAGAGCAGCAAAGAGGTATGTTTATTAGTGAAGACGGAACCCAGTCTGTCATTCTATTAAATATAGAACATTTAGCCATTGGTGATCTACAAGATTTTGTTACGAATTTAAAAGAGGAAGTAAAGGATGCACCTATGGAAGTGGAAGTTACAGGGAAAAGTGTCCTAGATGTAGAAATGGTAAAAGGATTGACTTCTGGGAGAATACAGATGACCCTTATAGGCTTAGGCCTGGTGTTTGTGGCCCTTCTGATTCTATACAGAAATCTCTTTAAAGCATTAATCCCTATATTCCCGGTGGTACTGATCGTGGGAATGTCCAGTGGAATCATGTATCTGTTGGGCATTAAGTTTACACCAATCACCTCAACCCTAGGGGCGCTGGTCCTGGGCATGGGGACGGAGATGACAGTCATGCTGCTGGAAAGATATATTGAGGAGCGAAAGACTGGAAAGGATAAATTAGAATCCATGATGGTGGCCACCACCATGATAGGGAAAGCCATAGTGGCTTCTGGGCTTACTACAGTGGGTGGTTTTTCAGTCCTAATGGCATCAGAATTCATCATTCTAAAAGATTTTGGATTGATGACTGTAATCAATATCACCTTAGCTCTACTCAGTACCTTTATTGTTTTACCACCTACAATAACATTGTTTGATGGGTTCTTATTTAGTAAAAAAGAAAAAAGAGAAGTAGAAGGGCTGTCGCATTAG
- a CDS encoding ABC transporter ATP-binding protein, with protein sequence MIEFQNVSFQYNDLDILKNFHITFRRNQISCLMGPSGVGKTTIANMMAKLIFPQKGQVTGIENAVYSYVFQEPRLLPWYSVYESIDFVLKDVYPIQERKKVVLKYLEMVGLESFRDYEPEQLSGGMAQRVSLARAFAYPSNVLIMDEPFKGLDMKLKQEMLSSFQRLWTESKRTVLFITHDIEEAISLSHEIYVLKNSPVEILENIVGVQGKDNHLIRNKLQNIHLL encoded by the coding sequence ATGATTGAATTTCAAAATGTTTCCTTTCAATATAATGATTTAGATATCCTAAAAAATTTTCATATTACCTTTAGGAGAAATCAAATTAGCTGCCTAATGGGCCCTTCAGGAGTGGGGAAGACCACCATTGCCAACATGATGGCTAAACTCATCTTTCCCCAGAAGGGTCAGGTTACGGGAATAGAAAACGCCGTATACTCCTATGTATTTCAGGAGCCACGGCTTCTACCTTGGTATAGTGTCTATGAAAGTATAGACTTTGTGTTAAAGGATGTTTACCCTATCCAAGAAAGAAAAAAAGTTGTTTTGAAGTATCTTGAAATGGTAGGCCTTGAAAGTTTCAGGGACTATGAACCTGAGCAGTTAAGCGGTGGAATGGCCCAAAGGGTGTCTTTGGCCCGTGCCTTTGCCTATCCTTCCAATGTCCTCATTATGGATGAGCCCTTTAAGGGCCTTGACATGAAACTAAAGCAGGAGATGCTCTCCTCCTTTCAAAGGCTATGGACTGAAAGTAAGCGAACGGTGTTATTTATTACCCATGATATAGAAGAGGCTATCTCCCTTTCCCATGAAATATATGTTCTAAAAAACTCACCTGTAGAAATTCTTGAAAACATTGTTGGTGTGCAAGGAAAGGATAATCATCTTATAAGAAATAAGCTTCAGAATATCCATCTTCTCTAA